The stretch of DNA ACGCGGATGCCGCCCAGCTGCGCGCGGCGCTTCATCAGCGACTTGTCGCGGAACAGCATCGACTGGCCCAGCAGCCGCGGATTGCCCAGCAGGACCGAGTTGACCGCGCCGGCCCACTCGACCGTTTCCTCGAACAGCGGGATCGCGACATCCACGCCCTCGTCCTTGAGCTGGTGCGCCAGTTCGTGAGAGCGCTCGTTCAGCCGGTCGAAATTCCACGGCATGTAGGGAATGCCGTGTTCCTTGCAGTAGTCCTCCGCCCACGGGGGCGCGACGACAATGTAGCGCCGGTCGAAACGGTCGACGGCGTCGATGGCGTTCAGGCTCCAGCCCAGCAGCGCCACGTAGCCCTTCTCGGGATTGTAGTTGTTCATGTCTCCTCTCTCGGTCGGGTGCGACCGGTGATACACAACACGACGACCACCGCTGCTCGCGGCGGACCAGAAGAACGGTCACGGTGCGGGAGGATCGAACCCGGCGAGCAAATCGTCAGCGTGGGTCGTCGGCGCCAAGCGTAGGCATTGAGCGGCCGTGGCGCAACCGCTGGCCCCTGCGAGCCGGCCCGGACCCTATTCGAACCAGTCGAATTCGCGGCCGGCGACCTCGCGCAGCCGGCGGTAGTCGGCGTCGAACAGATCGCGCAGATGGCGGCGCGTCGCCTCGGGTATCTCGTCGTCATAGGCGCCGACGTTCCGCGGCGCGTAGTCGATGCCGTCGGCGCGCGGCAGACCCAGAAAGCCGAAGACGCGCTCGGTCTCGGTCGCCGGATCGGCGAAGAAAGCCTCCGACTTCACCAGGCAGACATTCTCGCGCCCCAGCACCCGGTACAGCCGCTCCACCTGAGGGGCGTAGCGGCTGCGCCCGATATAGGAGAAGTGCTGATGCGCGTAGGAGCGGTATTCGGGCTGTTCCCGGATGCGTTCCTCCTCGCCCTGCAGGCGCCGGGGCTCCTGGGCGATCGCTTCCTCCAGGCTGAGGTCGTCCTGGCCCTTGTTGTGTTCGTGCCAGTAGTGGGAGTAGGCGCGCGCGATCGGGTCGCGCAGCATGGCGACGGCTTTCGGCGTCGGCAGGTCGGCGAACATCCGCTCGATGGCGAGCGGGTGGTACATGTAATAGGGGCTGGCCTCGAAGGTCAGCATCGGCCCGCCGCGCTCTTCCGCCCGGGCCGCCATCTCCTCGGCGCGGGGGAAGTGCCCGCGGTACCAGTTTCCGCCCCGGTGGTAGTTGTAGTCGAAATAGTGCACTTCCTTCGACGAGGGTTGGGCGATGCGCGGATGCTGGGCCAGATAGGCGAACAGCGAGGTCGTGCCGGCCTTCTGCGCCCCGACGATGACGAAATCGGGCAGCACGCGCGCGCCGCCGCTCGTCATCGCCTTCGCGCTGTGCGCCGCCTCCCTCAGCGCCGCCTTCGCCGTTTCCCAGGCCATCGCCGTCAGTCCGTGTGGAAGGTCATGTAGTCCTCCAGCGGCGCGCGGTCGGTGCGCAGAGAGTTCTCGACCAGGGAGGTGTCCTCATACCCCAGCGCCATGCCGCAGACCACGGTGTGGTCGTCGGGAATGCCCAGGATCGGCTTGACGATGCGGTGGTATTGCGGCCACGCCGCCTGCGGACAGGTGTGCAGGCCGTACTGGCGGGCGACGATCATGATGTTCTCCAGATACATGCCGTAGTCCAGCCAGGAGCCGATCTCGAGACGCTTGTCGATGGTGAACATCATGCCGACCGGCGCGTCGAAGAAGGTGAAGTTGCGCGCCCCCTGCTCGACCATGCGCTGGGTGTCGCCCTTCCTGATGCCGAGCAGATCGTAGAGCCCGAAGCCCACCGTCCGCCGCCGCGTCAGATAGGGCTCGAAGAACTGGTCTGGGTAGTACTTGTATTCCTTCTCGTGGCTCGCCCGGTCGTGCAGCGAGGCCTCGACCACGGCGTCGCAGAGCTCCTTCAGCTTCGCCCCCGTCATCACGTGGCCGTGCCAGGGCTGCATGTTGGTGCCCGACGGCGCGCGCGCCGAGACGTCCAGGATATGGCGGACCAGGTCCAGCGGCACCGGATCGGGCAGGAAGCCGCGCACCGAACGGCGCGTGACGATCGCTTCCTCCGCCGTCTCGGCCACGTCGGCGGCGTCGTGGCGTTTCACGTCTGCGAACTGCGTGTGGATGTTCATGTGTCGATCTCCCCTGATTGGCGCTACCATAGGCAAAGGCTTCGGCTGCGCCAATCGGCCCCGCGTCTGGACCGTGCGTTCCGGTGATGGTTCAGTAACGCGCCGCCAAGGGGAGGACCGTCATGCCGTCCGAAATCGAGGAACGCCGGAAATACTACGCCGCCATCGGCAAGAAGAACCTGGCGCCGCTGTGGGAGGTGCTGCACGGGCTGGTGACGCCGGAGCCGGTGCACCGGGTGCAGCCGGCCATCTGGCGCTATGACGACATCCGCGACGACATCATGGCCTCGGGCGAGCTGATCACGGCGAAGGAGGCCGAGCGCCGGGTACTGATCCTGGAGAACCCGGGCATGCCGGGGGAATCGAAGATCACCACCTCGCTCTATGCCGGGCTGCAGCTGATCCTGCCGGGCGAGGTCGCGCCGGCGCACCGCCATACCCAGTCGGCGCTGCGCTTCGTCGTGGAGGGCGCGGGCGCCTACACCGCGGTCGACGGTGAGCGGACCACCATGCACCCGGGCGACTTCGTGATCACGCCGAACTGGACCTGGCACGACCATGGCAACGATTCGGACGAACCCATGGTCTGGCTGGACGGTCTCGACATTCCCGTCGTCGGCTTCTTCGGGGCGAGCTTCGCCGAGAAATGGGGCGAGGACCGTCAGCCGATCAGCCGCCCGGAAGGCGACTCGCTGGCCCGCTACGGCCAGGGCCTGCTGCCCGACGGCTACGCGCGGCGCAGCCACACCTCGCCGGTTTTCAGCTACCCTTATGACCGCACGCGGGAGGCGCTGGAGACCATGCGCCGGCGCGAGGAATGGGACGCGGCACA from Minwuia thermotolerans encodes:
- a CDS encoding sulfotransferase domain-containing protein, which gives rise to MAWETAKAALREAAHSAKAMTSGGARVLPDFVIVGAQKAGTTSLFAYLAQHPRIAQPSSKEVHYFDYNYHRGGNWYRGHFPRAEEMAARAEERGGPMLTFEASPYYMYHPLAIERMFADLPTPKAVAMLRDPIARAYSHYWHEHNKGQDDLSLEEAIAQEPRRLQGEEERIREQPEYRSYAHQHFSYIGRSRYAPQVERLYRVLGRENVCLVKSEAFFADPATETERVFGFLGLPRADGIDYAPRNVGAYDDEIPEATRRHLRDLFDADYRRLREVAGREFDWFE
- a CDS encoding nitroreductase; translation: MNIHTQFADVKRHDAADVAETAEEAIVTRRSVRGFLPDPVPLDLVRHILDVSARAPSGTNMQPWHGHVMTGAKLKELCDAVVEASLHDRASHEKEYKYYPDQFFEPYLTRRRTVGFGLYDLLGIRKGDTQRMVEQGARNFTFFDAPVGMMFTIDKRLEIGSWLDYGMYLENIMIVARQYGLHTCPQAAWPQYHRIVKPILGIPDDHTVVCGMALGYEDTSLVENSLRTDRAPLEDYMTFHTD
- the gtdA gene encoding gentisate 1,2-dioxygenase; protein product: MPSEIEERRKYYAAIGKKNLAPLWEVLHGLVTPEPVHRVQPAIWRYDDIRDDIMASGELITAKEAERRVLILENPGMPGESKITTSLYAGLQLILPGEVAPAHRHTQSALRFVVEGAGAYTAVDGERTTMHPGDFVITPNWTWHDHGNDSDEPMVWLDGLDIPVVGFFGASFAEKWGEDRQPISRPEGDSLARYGQGLLPDGYARRSHTSPVFSYPYDRTREALETMRRREEWDAAQGLKLSYVNPVNGDFAIPTMGTFMQLLPAGFAGVPYRATDATVFSVVEGRGTVEIGEQRFDFGPRDHFVAPSWSWYRFEAAEDCVIFSFSDRPIQQKLDLWREQRGNA